In one Balaenoptera ricei isolate mBalRic1 chromosome 20, mBalRic1.hap2, whole genome shotgun sequence genomic region, the following are encoded:
- the RASD1 gene encoding dexamethasone-induced Ras-related protein 1: protein MKLAAMIKKMCQSDSELSIPAKNCYRMVVLGSSKVGKTAIVSRFLTGRFEDAYTPTIEDFHRKFYCIRGEIYQLDILDTSGNHPFPAMRRLSILTGDVFILVFSLDNRDSFEEVQRLKRQILDTKSCLKNKTKENVDVPLVICGNKGDRDFYREVEQREIEQLVGADPQRCAYFEISAKRNSRLDQMFHALFAMANLPREMSPDLHRQVSAQHCEALHKKALRGKRLRRAGGDRDDAFGILAPWARRPSVHSDLMYIREKASGGGQTKDKERCVIS, encoded by the exons ATGAAATTGGCCGCGATGATCAAGAAGATGTGCCAGAGCGACTCGGAGCTGAGTATCCCGGCCAAGAACTGCTACCGCATGGTGGTCCTCGGCTCGTCCAAGGTGGGCAAGACGGCCATCGTGTCGCGCTTCCTCACGGGCCGCTTCGAGGACGCCTACACGCCCACCATCGAGGACTTCCACCGCAAGTTCTACTGCATCCGCGGCGAGATCTACCAGCTCGACATCCTCGACACGTCCGGCAACCACCCCTTCCCCGCCATGCGGCGCCTCTCCATCCTCACTG GAGACGTGTTCATCCTGGTGTTCAGCCTGGACAACCGCGACTCCTTCGAGGAGGTGCAGAGGCTCAAGCGGCAGATCCTCGACACCAAGTCTTGCCTCAAGAACAAAACCAAGGAGAACGTGGACGTGCCCCTGGTCATCTGTGGCAACAAGGGGGACCGGGACTTCTACCGCGAGGTGGAGCAGCGCGAGATAGAGCAGCTGGTGGGCGCCGACCCCCAGCGCTGCGCCTACTTCGAGATCTCGGCCAAGAGGAACAGCCGCCTGGACCAGATGTTCCACGCGCTCTTCGCCATGGCCAACCTGCCGCGCGAGATGAGCCCGGACCTGCACCGCCAGGTATCGGCGCAGCACTGCGAGGCGCTGCACAAGAAGGCGCTGCGGGGCAAGAGGCTGCGGCGAGCGGGCGGCGACCGGGACGACGCCTTCGGCATCTTAGCGCCCTGGGCGCGCAGGCCGAGCGTGCACAGCGATCTCATGTACATCCGCGAGAAGGCCAGCGGCGGCGGCCAGACCAAGGACAAGGAACGCTGCGTTATCAGCTAG